CAGCCGATGCCTTGATGCCCGATAAGGACGCCCCAGAACCACTGTGTTCATCGCTATCGGCAAACAATTGAGCGAACAGTCGCCCTTGCTCCCAAGCCACTGCGCCCACAGCGCCCGGCTCGCGCTCCTCGCGCGCATGAAGCGGACGTGGGCGCTCAAGGGGTTTATTCGAAACCTCGCTCATGTCGACTCCTGAGCCATAAGTCGGGACAACTCCTGGAGTTTTTCCACTTGACGCAGACACTCGGTGACGTGCTTCTGGGCCTGCCCAACGCGGCTTTCCCTTTCGTCCTGCTGGCCTTGCAATTGCGCCAGTTGGCCTTGGTTGCGCCGGGTACTGGCGGATAACGAGCGCTCCTGCGCGCCCCAGGACTTCAAATCCTGCAGGCTCAGCATTCGCCCCTGGTGCTGGCTGAGCAGTTGAGCACTTTGCCGGGTCTCTTCCAGTCGAGTCTGCTCAAGTGCTTCCTCGGCCTGTTGGATATG
The sequence above is drawn from the Pseudomonas quebecensis genome and encodes:
- the sctO gene encoding type III secretion system stalk subunit SctO gives rise to the protein MSHSDVLLGEVDTLRRLRRHRADRAERALREAKRARQALLAHIQQAEEALEQTRLEETRQSAQLLSQHQGRMLSLQDLKSWGAQERSLSASTRRNQGQLAQLQGQQDERESRVGQAQKHVTECLRQVEKLQELSRLMAQEST